DNA from Marinicella rhabdoformis:
ATTAGTGATGTTTTTGGCATCGCCACCTGTTATTGGCATGGTGTAGATGTCACCTAACATGTCAAACACGATGGTTTTACCATCTGGACTGACATCAAGACTCATCCAAGTGCCATTGTCTGTTTTGATGTCTACCATTTTAGACACGCCTGGTGCCTTGTTAACATCCCATTTGGGTGTTTCTTTTTTGGCATCATCTGCCCACACCATACAGGTGGTGAGTAGCATTGCCGTGGTCAAAAATCTTTTCATATTTGTCCCCTTCTATCGGTTTAAGAAAAAATGAACAACAATTATACGTATCTGAGCGTGCTTATCGCATACAATCTGCTTTTTTTCTGCTGGAACCAAAATGGTTGGATTGGGTGAATTTCTTTCGATACTGTGCGCCATGCTCTGGGCATTCGCGGTGATATGCTATCGAAAAGCAGGCGACCACATGCCTGCTTCTACCATGAACCTGTTCAAAATCAGCCTCACCATGCTGTTGATGATTCCCACGGTCATACTCACTGACGGCGCCACACCGCCAGAGATGCCGTTACAGCATTGGGCATTGATGCTGTTCAGTGGTTTGGTGGGCATCATGTTGGCAGATTTATTTTACTTGCGTGCTTTACAAATGATTGGTGCCGGGCTCACAGGCTTAACAGGCAGTTTATACAGCCCTTTTGTTGTCGTGCTTTCCTTCTTTTACCTCGGCGAGCGTTTGAATGCTTGGCAAGTTATGGGCATGGCTTTGGTCATGATAGGCGTTTTGGTCATTTCTTATCGTCGCAAATCATTGACCATCGAACATCCGCCAATTAAGGGCTTTGTTTTTGCCGCTTTGGGCGTATTTTTCACAGCCTTAGGAATCGTTATCATAAAACCCATCAGTAATGAAATTCCGTTTTTTTGGATCATCACGATTCGATCAATTGGTGGCCTTATTGCCATGGTTTTGTTCAATATCTTGATGAAAAAATCACTCAATGTATTCAAAGTTTTTAAAGCCAAAGGCCGCTATTGGTTGATCGTGGGTGCTTTGCTTGGTCAGTATTTATCCACCATGGTTTGGGTGGCAGGTTACAAATACACCTCGGCTTCTGTGGCATCCATACTGAATGAAACAGCTTCAATCTTTATCTTATTTTTAGGCTGGTTGATTCTCAAAGAAGAAGTGAATCAACGAAAAATCCTGGGTGCAGTTATCAGCATTCTGGGTGTTTTGTGTGTGCTTTATTTCAGCAATGGCGGTTTTCATTGAATAAGCTATAGGTTTTCGGTGATAATAATTATCAACATTCACTCGGAGACAATATGAAATTCACATTCGTTGCACTCGTTAGTTTAAGTACCTCTGTAATCGCTGCTGACCAGACAGTCATAGTTAACAGCAACAATTTCAGTCCAAGAGACATCACCGTTTCAGTAGGCGACACCGTGACATTCACCAATCAAGGTGGCTTTCATAATGTCATTTCAGATGACGGCACCTCAAACAACAATGCTTTTCGCTGTGCCAATGGCTGTGATGGGGATGTCGGCGGAAATGGTGATGCAGCAAGCAACTCTTGGTCATTCTCCCTGACTTTTTTCAGTGAAGAGATGATTGGTTACTATTGTGGCATTCATGGTTCTTCTGGTGGCAATGGCATGTCTGGCACCATTAATGTCATCGATGACATCATTTTTAATAATGATTTTGAAACGATACCTGGTTAAACCTGATACCTAAAACAAAAAAAGCCAAGTACAGAGACTTGGCTTTCTTATGCAAAAGAACGCTTGGTTAATCTTCAAAACCATTTCTGAAAATCACATCCAACTCTACAGTGAAATACAGTACCAAACCATCATGATCTGATGCACGCAATACAGTTTGTGTATCTTCACCGAAATCAATGTTGGCATCGGCATTACCACGACCAAATTCGATGTCTACGAAAGGCAATAAAGCTTCGTCATTCAAAACCGCATTGTCTAATACCTGTGCATTGCCTTGATAAACATAAGAATACTGATCAAATGGCGTCATGAATTGAACCGCTTGGGTCATAGGCTCAGCAACAAATAAAGGCTCTGTCCACAAGGTGTTCATTGATTCCACCGCATTACCATCAATCTGACCCATCACATCAACATAACCATCTGAAAATTGGAATGCATTGAAATCACCAATCACAACCACAGCTTCATCGGCATGATTGGCTTCTATGTCTGCAACCATACTGGCCACATCATTCGCTTGAGCCAAACGCTTCAATCGCACACGCTCGCCCTCTTGGGCATCATCTATGCTGCCACGAGAACGCAGGTGAACAATTAACAAATTGACACGAAATTCATCAAAACCAACAGCAACATCTGCTTGAACATGCAGAGGTGGGCGGTCATGCAATAAAGTCACACTCATGTCAGGATTGACAATCGTTGTGTCTTTACCCAGTTGATTCACTGCAGCCAATGAGACATTACTTTGGTACAACACACCGACATCAATGCCGCCTTTGTCATTACCCTCAATCAACTCAGCTTGGTAGTTCAAACCACTGTCTGTATTGATTTTATCAGCCAAAACAGTCAAAGCATTCAAATTTTCAACTTCTTGAACAGCAACAACCATAGGTGCTTTCAATGTATTGACCACGTAGTCAGATAATTTGGCCACTTTTTCTTGAAACTCTTGGGTAGTCGCCACGGCATCATCGTCTTCTTCACCTTTGTCATCTACATCATCAAACAAACGGAACAAGTTAAATGAAGCCACTGTCACTTCTTGGGCTTGTGCAGCTCGAACCACACCTGGCAAGACATTTTCATTGATGACAGTCAAAGATTTTGGCCAAACTTCATATTCGCCAAAGTTATAACCAATCACACCTTCAATTGAAATTTCAGAACCTGCTGAATAATAAGCTGGAGATAGCAACAATTCATCAATATCAACTTCGAACAGCTCAGGATTTCCGTCAAATGTTTGGATAGATCCGCCGCCGCCAGGATACTCAATACCTGGTTCACGTAAAGCCCTTTGAGGACCCGCTTTGACAACCAAGTCGCTGATGTTAGCACCAAAATAAGCCGCATAGGCTGAACTGATATACCCTTGTGGCATATCAATCAACATGCCTTCCATACATTCATACTTGGCAATTTCTTGATCAGTTGAACAAACGGCAACTGTAGGATCAGTTGGTGGGAACGTATCATCAAATGTGATTGCCGTTGGCAAAGCATTACCCGATGAATTCACCACAATGGTGCTGCCAAAGCCAATTTGTGTTGCATCATAATATTCGTCCACCTCACCTGTCACATTGACATCGTCTCCTTCAGCTACGGGCACATTGTTTCCAGTGTAAACATAGATACCATTTGATGTATTCACATCCATGTCATCACGTGCATCTGGTGTTTGCATAAAGAAGCCATTAGTATCCAAGGCTGTGACGATGTTGTTTTCAGTAATCACAGTCAAACCTAAATACGGAGAAGTCAGTCCACTACCTTGAATTTCATAAATTTCTCGCAGTTGCGGTGGCGCAACCACAACAAAAGTGAAATCATAATCTGCCGCCATGTTATCGACGTTGCCATCTTGGTCAGTCACTTCCGCTGCTACTACATTTACAGTACATGCTGCATTGAATGCAAAATCAGCCGTCGGCGTGATTTCAATTGAAGCACCTGAAGCAGGTAACCCAGAGAATGCAATTGTTTGCGCGTCACAGGTCAAAGTCATACCACCGGCAGTCACATCTACAGCTTCCGAGAAATCAACTGTGATACTGGCATCAACAGCCACATTCATATCACCATTGGCAGGTGATGTTGAAGACACAGTAGGTGCCACATCAACTGGTGCCGGACAGCCAGCAAAAACCGTACCATCAACTTTTGTGCCAGGTGAGAACAATGCACCAGCAGAACCTGTTGCCGCACTGTGATCTACATAAGATGAACCAGTGACATCTGGATCTAATGTGCCTGACTGATCAGATGGTGCAAAAGCACTGTAATCTAAAACAGCCACATCGTTATTACCATCATTCACTGTAATCGTGTCACCACCATTATTTAAGCCTAACA
Protein-coding regions in this window:
- a CDS encoding cupredoxin domain-containing protein encodes the protein MKFTFVALVSLSTSVIAADQTVIVNSNNFSPRDITVSVGDTVTFTNQGGFHNVISDDGTSNNNAFRCANGCDGDVGGNGDAASNSWSFSLTFFSEEMIGYYCGIHGSSGGNGMSGTINVIDDIIFNNDFETIPG
- a CDS encoding Ig-like domain-containing protein yields the protein MKFKHWLLSSAMTFGALGTVQAVDILVEDFETDGQGTRYVSSPEFNRTGSDHWGRTDGSNVSNISGAYSGFGGAQFWAAEDTDDGGGNGNADQTLEFTGIDITGLQNLSFSALFGAGNASGSGASANGGYDSNDSIMIQYKIDGGSYVNGMCFSYEAPGGGDFSNEPLTLDADCTDFADHNDGTNRLSPAMQTFGFDIPVTGAVLDILITVNMESAKEEVAFDNIVISGDVGGDNAPEVTSTLPADSAIDVAVDSTITVNFSEAVDATATAVTLMCDAQTVGFSGLPFSGSQLVITPDSDLANDAVCAVNVVAAEVTDQDGTADNMAADYGFGFTVESLVVIPPAIIINEFQADPAGDITGDANGDGTRDGSQDEFVELYNNSGSDLDVSGWTVSDATSTRHTFPANSIIPADCSLVVFGGGTPTGAFGQSVVQTASTNLLGLNNGGDTITVNDGNNDVAVLDYSAFAPSDQSGTLDPDVTGSSYVDHSAATGSAGALFSPGTKVDGTVFAGCPAPVDVAPTVSSTSPANGDMNVAVDASITVDFSEAVDVTAGGMTLTCDAQTIAFSGLPASGASIEITPTADFAFNAACTVNVVAAEVTDQDGNVDNMAADYDFTFVVVAPPQLREIYEIQGSGLTSPYLGLTVITENNIVTALDTNGFFMQTPDARDDMDVNTSNGIYVYTGNNVPVAEGDDVNVTGEVDEYYDATQIGFGSTIVVNSSGNALPTAITFDDTFPPTDPTVAVCSTDQEIAKYECMEGMLIDMPQGYISSAYAAYFGANISDLVVKAGPQRALREPGIEYPGGGGSIQTFDGNPELFEVDIDELLLSPAYYSAGSEISIEGVIGYNFGEYEVWPKSLTVINENVLPGVVRAAQAQEVTVASFNLFRLFDDVDDKGEEDDDAVATTQEFQEKVAKLSDYVVNTLKAPMVVAVQEVENLNALTVLADKINTDSGLNYQAELIEGNDKGGIDVGVLYQSNVSLAAVNQLGKDTTIVNPDMSVTLLHDRPPLHVQADVAVGFDEFRVNLLIVHLRSRGSIDDAQEGERVRLKRLAQANDVASMVADIEANHADEAVVVIGDFNAFQFSDGYVDVMGQIDGNAVESMNTLWTEPLFVAEPMTQAVQFMTPFDQYSYVYQGNAQVLDNAVLNDEALLPFVDIEFGRGNADANIDFGEDTQTVLRASDHDGLVLYFTVELDVIFRNGFED
- a CDS encoding DMT family transporter, with translation MVGLGEFLSILCAMLWAFAVICYRKAGDHMPASTMNLFKISLTMLLMIPTVILTDGATPPEMPLQHWALMLFSGLVGIMLADLFYLRALQMIGAGLTGLTGSLYSPFVVVLSFFYLGERLNAWQVMGMALVMIGVLVISYRRKSLTIEHPPIKGFVFAALGVFFTALGIVIIKPISNEIPFFWIITIRSIGGLIAMVLFNILMKKSLNVFKVFKAKGRYWLIVGALLGQYLSTMVWVAGYKYTSASVASILNETASIFILFLGWLILKEEVNQRKILGAVISILGVLCVLYFSNGGFH